A window of Mus pahari chromosome 7, PAHARI_EIJ_v1.1, whole genome shotgun sequence contains these coding sequences:
- the LOC110323981 gene encoding alpha-1-antiproteinase-like: MALSILSLWLLLAGLIPCSCGPVTPPTETSNTPAIQGAAPFFNNQKFALSLYRQLPKSKQGKNVIFSPLSIIVPLVLLAFQDKPEARRQVLQDLGFRVTGALDAKAAVQYGKLLSTLLPAKHCGIHTGSLLFIDKTLKPEKTFLSLANSSYNSDVALISFGNHELAKKQIDLAIKVKTQGKVTRLLRNLKPPTNLFLTNYNFFKGKWKYRFNPKYTGMKNFSLSNGTNILVPMMQRIGWFQLQYFSQIHSYVLQLPFTCNISGVFFLPNGGDLKECEKALLEQSFDTWIRPFPLRKRWLFFPKFSIPVALQLESFKHVNSNLKLFNKRMDLSGITLQKAPLKVTTAMHRAELAVNEDGEGEDVSKTRVNPEPGLATLHFNRSFLLLILDEASNNLLFMGRVVNPTKVNMDAVHRP, translated from the exons ATGGCACTCTCCATCCTGTCCCTCTGGTTGCTCCTGGCTGGACTAATTCCCTGTTCCTGTGGCCCAGTGACACCACCCACAGAGACTTCAAACACACCAGCGATCCAAGGGGCAGCCCCCTTCTTCAACAACCAAAAATTTGCCTTGAGCCTGTACAGACAGCTACCAAAGTCCAAACAAGGCAAGAACGTAATCTTCTCTCCACTCAGTATCATCGTGCCTCTCGTGCTGCTGGCCTTCCAGGATAAGCCAGAAGCCCGGCGGCAGGTTCTGCAGGATCTAGGGTTCAGAGTCACAGGAGCCTTGGATGCTAAGGCCGCCGTGCAGTATGGGAAGCTGCTGAGTACTTTGCTGCCTGCTAAGCACTGTGGAATCCACACTGGAAGTTTGCTCTTTATAGACaagactctaaagccagaaaaGACGTTTCTCTCACTAGCCAACAGCTCCTACAACAGCGATGTCGCCCTCATCTCTTTTGGGAACCATGAGTTGGCCAAAAAGCAGATAGACTTGGCCATTAAGGTCAAGACCCAAGGCAAAGTTACAAGGCTGCTGAGAAATTTGAAGCCACCAACTAATTTGTTTCTGACCaattataatttctttaaag ggaaatggaaatatCGCTTTAACCCGAAGTACACAGGGATGAAGAACTTCTCCTTAAGCAATGGGACCAATATCCTGGTACCAATGATGCAGAGAATAGGATGGTTCCAGCTGCAGTATTTCTCCCAGATACACAGCTATGTCCTCCAGCTGCCATTCACCTGCAACATCTCAGGCGTCTTCTTTCTTCCCAATGGTGGAGATCTTAAGGAATGTGAGAAGGCACTGTTGGAGCAGAGTTTTGACACGTGGATTCGGCCCTTTCCACTGAG AAAGCGGTGGCTGTTTTTCCCCAAATTCTCCATACCTGTTGCTCTTCAGCTGGAAAGTTTCAAGCACGTTAACAGTAACCTTAAACTGTTCAACAAACGCATGGACCTCTCAGGAATCACTCTGCAAAAGGCACCCTTGAAAGTCACCACG GCAATGCACAGGGCGGAGCTGGCTGTGAatgaggatggagagggagaggatgtctCCAAAACCCGTGTCAACCCCGAGCCAGGCCTTGCTACCCTCCACTTCAATAGATCCTTCCTACTACTAATCCTGGATGAGGCCAGCAACAACCTTCTCTTCATGGGGAGAGTGGTGAATCCCACTAAAGTCAACATGGATGCTGTACATCGTCCctga